Proteins encoded in a region of the Acidobacteriota bacterium genome:
- a CDS encoding GMC family oxidoreductase — MLGQQRTVRRQQPVYDVVIVGSGAAGGTAAWVLVNAGLNVAMLETGPLRKHMVDFPYHDPFPYDDEHRGLKTELSRSDEFKQKYSMYGPTKDEPYTTPEKLPYEWMRARNVGGRTMFWGRFANRFNEADFKMRSRDGQGLDWPIDYKDIAPYYDKAEIFMGVCGQKESHPDLPDSENFLPPVNLKCSDWIIKRAAKKAGIPAINVRRAMLTKDYNGYRHCHYCAECPDGCETHSFYNAAFRQVDPLMKKYPKTFTLITNAMAHKVNTNKKGMASGVSYIDKTTGKTRDIAARAVIIACGTLESTRLMLGSGIANSSGLIGKNFIEHLDVDAQAYFPELFWQPREAGDGIGGSHIVIPWFGYFRPNEKRDFVRGFQIEPSSRLRMRPDKNPKRMPGFGEAFKKEVRKWTGARVTLACHGEMLPAPDKFVELDPNVKDKWGIPVLRIQSPLHDNDRAMFKYIRQTYEEIFAAAKAVDVQMPKEPSIAGHSIHEMGTIHMGSDAKTSVLNLFNQSWDVKNLFVMDGAAFASGTHKNPTLTIMALAWRASEYMLEEKRKGNL; from the coding sequence AACAACCGGTTTACGACGTGGTCATCGTCGGTTCGGGCGCTGCCGGAGGAACCGCTGCCTGGGTGTTGGTAAATGCCGGGCTAAACGTGGCCATGCTGGAAACCGGGCCGCTCAGAAAACATATGGTTGATTTCCCCTACCACGACCCGTTTCCCTATGACGACGAACATCGGGGCTTAAAAACGGAGCTTTCGCGCAGCGACGAATTCAAACAGAAGTATTCGATGTACGGCCCGACGAAAGACGAACCGTACACCACACCGGAAAAATTGCCGTACGAATGGATGCGTGCGCGCAACGTTGGCGGTCGCACGATGTTCTGGGGACGATTCGCCAACCGGTTCAACGAAGCCGATTTCAAGATGCGTTCGCGTGACGGGCAAGGGCTGGATTGGCCGATTGATTACAAAGACATCGCGCCATATTACGACAAAGCCGAAATTTTTATGGGCGTTTGCGGACAGAAGGAAAGTCATCCCGATCTGCCCGACAGTGAAAACTTCCTGCCGCCGGTCAATCTGAAATGTTCGGATTGGATCATCAAACGCGCCGCGAAAAAAGCAGGGATTCCTGCGATCAACGTGCGCCGCGCAATGCTGACAAAAGATTACAACGGTTACAGGCATTGCCACTATTGCGCCGAATGCCCGGATGGTTGCGAGACGCATTCGTTTTACAACGCGGCGTTTCGGCAAGTTGATCCGCTGATGAAAAAGTATCCGAAGACATTCACGCTCATCACCAACGCGATGGCGCACAAGGTCAATACCAACAAAAAAGGCATGGCTTCGGGCGTCAGTTACATTGACAAAACCACAGGGAAAACGCGCGATATTGCCGCGCGCGCCGTGATCATTGCCTGCGGAACGCTGGAAAGCACGCGGCTGATGCTCGGTTCCGGCATCGCCAATTCCAGCGGCTTGATCGGCAAAAACTTCATTGAACATCTGGACGTTGATGCGCAGGCGTATTTCCCCGAACTGTTCTGGCAACCGCGCGAAGCCGGAGACGGCATCGGCGGTTCGCACATCGTCATTCCGTGGTTCGGATATTTCCGACCGAACGAAAAGCGGGACTTCGTTCGCGGCTTCCAGATCGAACCATCGTCGCGATTGCGCATGCGACCGGACAAAAATCCGAAGCGAATGCCGGGCTTTGGCGAAGCTTTCAAAAAAGAAGTCCGCAAATGGACGGGCGCGCGCGTGACGCTGGCCTGTCATGGAGAAATGCTGCCTGCGCCGGATAAGTTCGTCGAACTCGATCCAAACGTGAAAGACAAATGGGGAATTCCGGTGCTCAGGATTCAAAGCCCACTGCATGACAATGACCGCGCAATGTTCAAATATATTCGCCAGACGTACGAAGAAATCTTCGCCGCGGCCAAAGCCGTTGACGTGCAAATGCCCAAAGAGCCAAGCATTGCCGGCCATTCGATTCACGAAATGGGAACGATTCACATGGGCAGCGATGCCAAGACATCGGTGCTGAATCTGTTCAATCAGTCCTGGGACGTGAAGAATTTGTTTGTCATGGATGGCGCTGCGTTTGCTTCGGGCACGCATAAAAATCCGACGTTGACGATTATGGCGCTGGCCTGGCGCGCGTCGGAATACATGCTGGAAGAGAAAAGGAAAGGAAACCTTTAG